TATAAGTTTGATAATCTCCAGAAACACCCATTCCCTGGTCATCTAGTTCTATTACTCCAAGTAAGTCCTTAGGGTTTTGAGGATTTTCCACTCCTATTCTCCAATTTTTACCATCTGGTTTTGTATTAATTGTCTCAATACTAGAAATTGAAGATATAAAAGCACTATTTACGCCCATTTTCTTCATTACCTGCTTTGCCTGCTCTACTGCATATCCTTTTAAGAAAGAACCTGTATCTACTTCCAATCCCTTTTGAGCATAGTAAAGTTGATTTCCATCAAGTATAACTTTTGAAAAGTCCACTTTTTTTATAGCTTCCTGAAGCTCATCATAAGTAGGTACCTCTTTACGTTCCTTTTGACCAAAATCCCACACATCAAGAACAGGGCCTATAGTAACGTCATAAGTTCCTTCAGAAAGCTCGTAAACGTCCTTTAAACTCTTTATAAGGTAAATTCCCTCATCATCTAAAGTTACTTTACTTACTTCTCCTCTGTTAAGCTTATCTATTACACTTCCCTTAAACTTGCTGTTGTATTTATGGTCAATTCTCTCTATCTCATCAAAAGCAGCATTTATAGCTTTTTTTGCATGATTTTCATCTTTATCGTAGACTGTAATATTTATATAAGTCCCAAATAAAAATTTATCTTCCTGGATTTTCTTTACAGTATCACTTTTCTCGCCACAAGCAAGAATGAATATTGGCAATATCAGTATGGCCAAAATTCTTCTTATCATCATTATTCACCAACTTTAGTGTCAACTATTTCATATCCTATTTTTCCATCTAGAATCTCTCTAAGAGCCTTTTTAACATTAGTGTCTTTTTTACTGCATTTAGTTAGTACTGGAGCACCATTAGCGATTTCTCTAGCTCTTTCACCACTAACTATAGTTAAAATATACTTGTTTGAAATTCTTTCTAATAATTCATCATACACTATCTCTTTTTTCATACTTTTCTTCACTCCTATTGTCTTCCTTCTTCAATTATCTTTCTAAGTGCAGCACAAGATTCCTCAATTGTATTATTGATAATAGTCACTTCATAATATTTTTCATATTCAAGTTCTTTAAGTGAGTTCTTTAGTCTAAGCTGAATAGTCTCTTCACTATCAGTTTTTCTTCCTCTTAATCTCTTTTCAAGTTCTTCCTCAGTTGCAGTTTTAAAGAAAACTAAATGTGCTTCTGGATACTTTTCTTTAACCTGAAGTCCACCTTGTACATCTATTTCAAGTATAACATCTTCTCCATGTAAAAGTCTACTTTCCACTTCAGATTTTAAAGTTCCATAGTAGTTTCCATGCACTGTTGCATACTCTAAGAATTCCCCATTCTTTTCTTTTCTTATAAATTCTTCCTTAGTTAAAAAGTAGTAGTCTCTACCATTTAACTCTCCCTCTCTAGGAGCTCTCGTAGTAGCCGAAGTAGCTAAGTTAATTCCAAGTGCTTTGCGTACCAGTCTGCAGATTGTTGATTTTCCAGCTCCGCTTGGACCTGATACTACATACAGATGTCCTTTTTCTCCTCTACTCATCTTTATCTCCTTTCTCTATCCTTGCTGATATTGTTTCTGGATTTATTGCTGACATAATAACATGATTAGAATCTGTTATTATGAGGGTCTTAGTTTTTCTTCCAAGTGTGGCATCAATAAGCCTATTCTGTTGTTTAGCCTCATCTCTGAGTCTTTTGCTAGGAGCAGAATCTGGATTGATTATAGCGATGACTCTCTCTCCCATAACCATATTTCCAAAACCTATATTAAGTGGTTTCATATTCCCTCCTACTCTATATTCATAACCTGTTCTCTGATTTTTTCAAGTTCATTTTTGCTCTCTACTATGAGTTTTGAAATATCATAAAGATTTGATTTTACACCAGTAGTGTTAAGTTCACGATATAT
The genomic region above belongs to Fusobacterium sp. DD2 and contains:
- a CDS encoding FAD:protein FMN transferase codes for the protein MIRRILAILILPIFILACGEKSDTVKKIQEDKFLFGTYINITVYDKDENHAKKAINAAFDEIERIDHKYNSKFKGSVIDKLNRGEVSKVTLDDEGIYLIKSLKDVYELSEGTYDVTIGPVLDVWDFGQKERKEVPTYDELQEAIKKVDFSKVILDGNQLYYAQKGLEVDTGSFLKGYAVEQAKQVMKKMGVNSAFISSISSIETINTKPDGKNWRIGVENPQNPKDLLGVIELDDQGMGVSGDYQTYIEIDGKRYHHILDKTTGYPVSSKKMVVVVTDNAFLSDMYSTAFFTMATEKVMEFAEKNNLDVLIVDNNMNITRTAGMKFECAQNRK
- the rpoZ gene encoding DNA-directed RNA polymerase subunit omega; the encoded protein is MKKEIVYDELLERISNKYILTIVSGERAREIANGAPVLTKCSKKDTNVKKALREILDGKIGYEIVDTKVGE
- the gmk gene encoding guanylate kinase; amino-acid sequence: MSRGEKGHLYVVSGPSGAGKSTICRLVRKALGINLATSATTRAPREGELNGRDYYFLTKEEFIRKEKNGEFLEYATVHGNYYGTLKSEVESRLLHGEDVILEIDVQGGLQVKEKYPEAHLVFFKTATEEELEKRLRGRKTDSEETIQLRLKNSLKELEYEKYYEVTIINNTIEESCAALRKIIEEGRQ
- a CDS encoding DUF370 domain-containing protein, with amino-acid sequence MKPLNIGFGNMVMGERVIAIINPDSAPSKRLRDEAKQQNRLIDATLGRKTKTLIITDSNHVIMSAINPETISARIEKGDKDE